In a genomic window of Paracoccaceae bacterium:
- a CDS encoding 2Fe-2S iron-sulfur cluster-binding protein, translated as MAKITYIEHGGTEHVVDVANGLTVMEGARDNNIPGIEADCGGACACSTCHVYVDPTWVGKLPAKEDMEEDMLDFAYEPDPARSRLTCQLKVTDALDGLIVKMPEKQI; from the coding sequence GTGGCCAAGATTACCTATATCGAGCATGGCGGCACAGAGCATGTTGTAGATGTCGCAAACGGCCTCACCGTGATGGAAGGCGCGCGGGACAACAACATACCCGGCATTGAAGCGGATTGTGGCGGGGCCTGCGCCTGTTCCACGTGCCACGTCTATGTGGATCCTACCTGGGTCGGAAAGCTGCCTGCCAAGGAAGATATGGAAGAGGACATGTTGGATTTCGCCTATGAGCCTGATCCGGCGCGTTCGCGGCTGACGTGCCAGCTGAAAGTGACAGACGCTTTGGACGGTCTGATCGTGAAGATGCCCGAAAAGCAAATTTGA
- a CDS encoding FAD-dependent oxidoreductase, which translates to MSDFDYDLFVIGGGSGGVRAARVAAGEAGAKVALAEDDRYGGTCVIRGCVPKKLMVFASEYAGVVEDAQSYGWDLKQGPFDWPSFRERLNNELDRLEQVYRNLLKGSNVDTFDARGSVSGPHEVTLSTGEVKTAKHILVATGGHPVRPDMPNAHLGIVSDDIFHLESLPKSLLIIGGGYIACEFAGIMNGLGVEVTQYYRGAQILRGFDDEARGLVAEQMRERGVKLHLGTNIVDMAPADADHSMSRAGTGSDAAMGAPAQEMNAPQVTGAAQGPVWVKATNGSEQVFDMVLFATGRDPNSRDMGLEEVGVKLGRRGQIEVDEYSQTAVPSIYAIGDVTDRVNLTPVAIREGMAFVETVFHGNPTPVDHKLIPSAIFTQPEMGTVGLSEEDARDLEPVEVYCTSFRPMQTAFAGRPDRVLMKLIVSKASRKVLGCHIVAPGAGEMIQLAGIAIKMGATKEDFDRTVAVHPTMSEEIVTMRKPVRTA; encoded by the coding sequence ATGAGCGATTTTGATTATGATCTCTTTGTTATTGGCGGTGGGTCAGGCGGCGTGCGCGCGGCGCGCGTGGCGGCGGGCGAGGCCGGTGCCAAGGTCGCCCTGGCCGAAGATGACCGTTATGGCGGCACCTGCGTGATCCGGGGATGCGTTCCTAAAAAGCTGATGGTTTTTGCCAGCGAATACGCAGGCGTTGTTGAGGATGCACAATCCTATGGATGGGATCTGAAACAGGGGCCATTTGACTGGCCGTCTTTCCGCGAGCGTCTGAACAATGAGTTGGACCGTCTTGAACAGGTCTATCGCAACCTGCTCAAGGGATCGAACGTGGATACCTTCGATGCGCGCGGCTCCGTTTCAGGACCGCATGAGGTGACGCTATCCACGGGTGAGGTCAAGACTGCCAAGCATATTCTGGTGGCCACGGGCGGCCACCCCGTGCGCCCGGACATGCCAAATGCGCATCTGGGTATTGTGTCAGACGACATCTTCCACCTTGAGTCTCTGCCCAAATCGCTGCTGATCATTGGCGGCGGTTACATCGCCTGTGAGTTTGCAGGCATCATGAACGGCTTGGGCGTTGAGGTGACGCAGTATTATCGTGGTGCGCAGATCCTGCGGGGCTTTGATGATGAAGCGCGGGGCCTGGTGGCTGAACAAATGCGGGAACGCGGTGTGAAACTGCATCTGGGCACCAATATCGTGGATATGGCACCGGCCGATGCGGATCATTCGATGAGCCGCGCCGGAACGGGATCCGATGCGGCCATGGGAGCGCCTGCACAGGAGATGAATGCACCGCAAGTGACGGGAGCCGCGCAAGGACCGGTCTGGGTCAAGGCTACAAACGGGTCGGAGCAGGTCTTTGACATGGTGCTTTTTGCCACCGGGCGCGACCCGAATTCCCGCGACATGGGATTGGAAGAGGTCGGCGTGAAGCTGGGACGGCGCGGGCAGATTGAAGTCGATGAGTACAGTCAGACTGCAGTGCCGTCGATCTATGCGATCGGGGATGTAACGGATCGGGTGAACCTAACGCCGGTCGCGATCCGTGAGGGAATGGCCTTTGTGGAAACAGTGTTCCATGGCAATCCGACGCCGGTCGACCACAAGCTGATCCCCTCGGCCATTTTTACGCAGCCCGAAATGGGTACCGTTGGCCTGAGCGAAGAAGACGCGCGCGATCTTGAACCTGTTGAGGTATATTGCACTTCCTTCCGCCCGATGCAGACGGCCTTTGCCGGGCGTCCGGACCGGGTGCTGATGAAGCTGATTGTGTCCAAGGCATCGCGCAAAGTTTTGGGCTGTCACATCGTCGCACCGGGGGCGGGTGAGATGATTCAACTGGCGGGCATCGCGATCAAGATGGGAGCAACTAAAGAGGATTTCGACAGGACGGTTGCGGTACATCCCACCATGTCCGAAGAAATAGTGACCATGCGCAAGCCGGTGCGCACGGCTTGA
- a CDS encoding Do family serine endopeptidase, which produces MRPKAVSVSITKNVNLQMRLLIMAILTLGFLLVQPLSAFAQQASLAPLAEKISPAVVNITTSTVVAGRTGPQGIVPEGSPFEDFFREFQDRNNGDGERPRRSSALGSGFVISEDGFVVTNNHVIDGADEILIEFFNGEELKAEVIGTDPNTDIALLKVEADGPLPFVSFADSDVARVGDWVVAMGNPLGQGFSVSAGIVSARNRALSGTYDDYIQTDAAINRGNSGGPLFNMDGDVIGVNTAILSPNGGSIGIGFSMASNVVTRVVDQLQEFGETRRGWLGVRIQDVTEDVAEAMGLEAASGALVTDVPEGPAMEAGMEAGDVIMSFAGNEVADTRGLVRSVGNSPVGETVRVVVMREGKSVTLKVTLGRREEAEGAVPAVAAGPEEEEAPVTKDLMGLTLTSLTDEIREELGADAGMQGLAVTAVDEGSEAFEKGLRTGDIITEAGQQKVTTISELEKRIEAAEEAGRKSLLLLVRRAGDPRFVALSLVE; this is translated from the coding sequence ATGCGACCCAAAGCGGTATCCGTGTCCATAACCAAAAACGTAAACCTACAGATGCGCCTGTTGATCATGGCGATTTTGACGCTGGGATTTCTGCTGGTCCAGCCACTGAGCGCTTTTGCTCAACAGGCAAGCCTTGCGCCGCTGGCAGAAAAAATCAGCCCCGCCGTGGTGAACATCACGACCTCTACGGTTGTGGCGGGACGTACCGGTCCGCAGGGCATTGTGCCGGAAGGCTCGCCGTTTGAGGATTTCTTCCGTGAATTCCAGGACCGCAACAATGGGGACGGTGAGCGACCGCGCAGATCGTCTGCCCTGGGGTCCGGTTTTGTCATTTCCGAAGATGGGTTTGTGGTCACAAATAACCACGTGATTGACGGGGCGGACGAAATTCTGATCGAGTTCTTCAATGGCGAAGAGCTGAAGGCAGAGGTCATCGGAACCGATCCGAACACGGATATTGCCCTGCTCAAAGTCGAAGCGGACGGTCCGTTGCCGTTTGTGTCCTTTGCGGACAGTGATGTGGCGCGCGTCGGTGATTGGGTTGTGGCCATGGGTAACCCGCTTGGCCAAGGATTTTCAGTGAGTGCCGGGATTGTTTCCGCGCGCAATCGCGCGTTGAGCGGCACCTATGATGACTACATCCAGACCGATGCGGCGATCAACCGGGGGAATTCCGGCGGACCGTTGTTCAACATGGACGGCGATGTGATCGGTGTGAACACGGCGATCCTGTCCCCGAACGGTGGATCCATCGGGATCGGGTTTTCAATGGCCTCTAACGTTGTGACCCGCGTTGTCGATCAGTTGCAGGAATTTGGCGAGACACGCCGCGGTTGGTTGGGTGTACGCATCCAGGATGTGACCGAGGACGTGGCTGAGGCGATGGGCCTTGAGGCCGCCAGCGGCGCGCTTGTGACCGATGTGCCTGAGGGCCCGGCCATGGAAGCGGGCATGGAAGCGGGCGATGTGATCATGAGCTTTGCCGGCAACGAAGTGGCGGACACGCGTGGCCTTGTGCGCAGTGTTGGCAATAGCCCTGTAGGTGAAACCGTGCGTGTGGTTGTCATGCGTGAAGGCAAATCCGTGACTTTGAAAGTGACGCTTGGCCGTCGCGAGGAAGCTGAAGGGGCCGTTCCAGCGGTTGCTGCGGGTCCCGAGGAAGAGGAAGCGCCTGTCACCAAAGACCTGATGGGCCTGACACTGACCTCTTTAACGGATGAGATCCGTGAGGAACTCGGTGCTGATGCGGGCATGCAGGGTCTGGCCGTAACCGCCGTGGATGAAGGCTCCGAAGCCTTTGAAAAAGGGTTGCGCACGGGTGACATCATCACCGAAGCGGGCCAGCAGAAGGTGACCACGATTTCCGAGCTTGAGAAACGTATCGAAGCCGCGGAAGAAGCAGGGCGCAAGTCATTGCTGTTGCTTGTGCGGCGCGCGGGTGATCCGCGGTTTGTGGCGCTGTCACTGGTAGAGTAA
- the hflK gene encoding FtsH protease activity modulator HflK translates to MAGNNGGPWGGGGGNSDGDKPSGGNRGNNGGGPRGPRGPGGDGPQIPEIDELVKKGQERLRVLMGGKGGGSGTGGGRGEGGGGPAFTRGTIGLGVLGAVILWGMASFYTVAPEEQSVELFLGEYYATGESGLNFAPWPLVTAEVLPVTREQTEDIGARTDSGLMLTTDENIIDIDFQVVWNINDPAKFLFNLADPSGTIRAVSESAMREVIARNQLAPILNRDRQLIADEAEQLIQGTLNAYDSGVNIVRLNLDKADPPREVIDSFREVQAAEQERDRLERQADAYANRVTAGARGEAASQLEQAEAYRAQQVNEAEGEAARFTSVLEEYAKAPDVTRKRLYLETMEKVFGDVDKIILESDLGGNGGQGVVPYLPLNELRRGAAGGTN, encoded by the coding sequence ATGGCTGGCAACAATGGCGGCCCCTGGGGGGGCGGCGGTGGAAATTCTGACGGCGACAAACCCAGTGGCGGAAACCGTGGGAACAATGGCGGCGGCCCGCGCGGGCCACGTGGACCGGGCGGCGACGGACCGCAAATTCCGGAAATCGACGAACTGGTCAAGAAAGGTCAGGAACGTCTGCGGGTTCTGATGGGCGGCAAGGGTGGCGGCTCTGGCACGGGTGGCGGTCGCGGCGAAGGCGGTGGTGGACCCGCCTTCACCCGGGGCACCATCGGCTTGGGCGTGCTGGGCGCGGTCATCCTTTGGGGCATGGCGAGTTTTTACACAGTCGCACCCGAAGAGCAGTCAGTTGAGCTTTTCCTGGGCGAATATTACGCCACCGGTGAATCCGGTCTGAACTTTGCACCCTGGCCCCTGGTGACGGCAGAAGTCCTGCCCGTGACGCGCGAGCAGACCGAAGACATCGGCGCACGTACCGACAGCGGCTTGATGCTGACCACGGATGAAAACATCATCGACATCGATTTTCAGGTGGTCTGGAACATCAATGATCCGGCCAAGTTCCTGTTCAACCTCGCGGACCCCAGCGGCACAATCCGTGCGGTGTCCGAATCGGCGATGCGCGAAGTCATTGCGCGTAACCAACTGGCTCCGATCCTCAACCGGGATCGTCAGTTGATCGCAGATGAAGCAGAGCAGCTTATTCAGGGCACGTTGAACGCCTATGACAGTGGTGTGAACATCGTGCGTCTCAACCTCGACAAGGCGGATCCGCCGCGTGAAGTGATTGACAGCTTCCGTGAAGTGCAGGCCGCAGAGCAGGAGCGCGACCGTCTGGAGCGTCAGGCGGATGCCTATGCCAACCGTGTGACAGCGGGTGCGCGCGGTGAAGCCGCCAGCCAGTTGGAGCAGGCCGAAGCCTACCGTGCCCAGCAAGTCAACGAGGCCGAGGGTGAGGCGGCACGCTTCACTTCGGTTCTGGAAGAATACGCCAAGGCGCCGGATGTGACGCGCAAGAGGCTCTATCTGGAAACGATGGAAAAAGTATTTGGTGACGTGGACAAGATCATTCTGGAAAGTGATCTGGGCGGAAACGGCGGGCAGGGTGTTGTCCCGTATCTGCCACTGAATGAATTGCGCCGTGGCGCTGCTGGAGGAACAAACTGA
- a CDS encoding VCBS repeat-containing protein: protein MRRALLAVCVLPGPLAANEVISSAKYEGPTARYAHNVLGDAIEHITLSVGLADGVTRRFNLPENLVFEDTAPRVIDLDFDEAPEVIVVESSQTQGARLAIYGSKGRITATEYIGTRFRWLAPIGAADLDGDGHMEIAYIDRPHLAKTLRLFRYRDQQLIEVASLRGLTNHRIGEVDIAGGVRSCDGVPEMLVASADWSRMVSVTFEDTLEARAIGTDTSRAAFARALECAS from the coding sequence ATGCGCCGCGCGCTGTTGGCGGTGTGCGTGTTGCCAGGGCCTCTTGCGGCCAATGAGGTAATTTCATCCGCAAAATATGAGGGGCCGACTGCGCGGTATGCCCACAATGTTCTGGGTGACGCCATTGAGCATATCACCCTGAGTGTGGGTCTGGCGGATGGGGTTACGCGTCGCTTTAACTTGCCAGAAAATCTGGTGTTCGAAGATACGGCACCGCGCGTCATAGATCTGGATTTTGACGAGGCGCCTGAAGTCATCGTGGTTGAGAGCAGCCAGACTCAAGGCGCACGGCTGGCGATCTACGGATCAAAGGGACGCATTACTGCGACCGAATACATTGGAACGCGGTTTCGATGGCTTGCGCCGATAGGTGCTGCTGATCTCGACGGCGACGGGCACATGGAAATCGCCTATATTGACCGTCCGCATCTGGCCAAGACCCTGCGCCTTTTTCGTTACCGTGATCAGCAGTTGATCGAGGTCGCCAGTTTGCGTGGGTTGACCAATCATCGTATCGGTGAAGTCGATATCGCAGGAGGCGTGCGAAGCTGTGACGGGGTGCCCGAAATGTTGGTTGCCTCAGCGGATTGGTCGCGGATGGTCAGTGTCACATTTGAGGACACGCTGGAGGCGCGTGCCATCGGCACAGATACCAGCCGCGCCGCATTTGCCCGTGCGCTGGAATGTGCCTCTTAG
- a CDS encoding glutathione S-transferase family protein: protein MNDAPYTLHYAPDNASMVVRLALEEIGVPYATRLVDRRAMGQRDPDYLALNPAGKVPVLETPHGAVFETAAILLWLADTHGALAPAPDAAERGETLKWLFFLSNTLHPALRMLFYPSAYAGSDKTDQHRMRAQVRRDILHHLTLIDAHWRQRETPSVLELYTAPMLRWLQLYPTASDTSWFDLTTFSALHRMALGLETRASVAAAQTAEGLGPTPFTAPQIPRPPEGSAL from the coding sequence ATGAATGATGCGCCCTACACACTGCACTATGCGCCGGACAATGCCTCAATGGTCGTCCGTCTGGCCCTTGAAGAAATTGGTGTTCCCTATGCCACGCGCCTTGTGGATCGCCGTGCCATGGGACAACGCGACCCCGACTACCTTGCCTTGAACCCGGCAGGCAAGGTTCCCGTGCTAGAAACGCCCCATGGTGCGGTGTTTGAAACGGCTGCGATCTTGTTGTGGCTGGCTGATACACATGGCGCTCTGGCGCCGGCCCCCGACGCCGCCGAACGTGGCGAGACGCTGAAATGGTTGTTCTTTCTGTCCAACACGCTGCATCCGGCATTGCGCATGCTGTTTTACCCCAGCGCCTATGCCGGGTCCGATAAAACCGATCAACACCGGATGCGGGCGCAGGTGCGCCGTGACATTTTGCACCACCTCACGCTAATTGACGCGCATTGGCGTCAACGCGAAACACCCAGTGTTTTGGAACTTTATACCGCCCCCATGCTGCGCTGGTTGCAGCTTTATCCAACCGCGTCGGACACCAGCTGGTTTGACCTGACCACCTTCTCTGCCCTACACCGCATGGCATTGGGGCTGGAGACCCGCGCCAGCGTTGCCGCCGCACAAACCGCCGAGGGTCTTGGCCCCACCCCGTTCACTGCGCCACAAATACCCCGCCCACCCGAAGGAAGTGCTCTTTAG
- the purD gene encoding phosphoribosylamine--glycine ligase: protein MNILILGSGGREHSLAWAVMQNPKCDRLIVAPGNAGIAEIAECAALDIEDGGAVATFAAENAIDFVIIGPEAPLAAGVSDRLRAAGILVFGPSGAAAKLEASKAFTKQICDAAGAPTAAYGHFTDATSAKAYAQKQGAPIVIKADGLAAGKGVIIAETLDEALSAIDDMFSGAFGEAGAEVVIEEFMTGEEASFFVLCDGENVLPIGTAQDHKRVGEGDTGPNTGGMGAYSPAPVMSDGVINATLDRIVRPTMAEMVKQGTPYQGVLFVGLMIENGNPRLVEYNVRFGDPECQVLMMRLGAQVLDLLQACAEGRLAETQVNWAADHALTVVLAANGYPGVYEKGSVIGGLENAAEDSSHMIFHAGTGRASGQFVAQGGRVLAATARAGSLSEAHAMAYDMVDEIDWPEGFCRRDIGWRALPKT from the coding sequence ATGAACATTCTTATCCTTGGCAGCGGCGGGCGCGAACACAGCCTGGCCTGGGCGGTGATGCAGAACCCAAAATGTGATCGCTTGATCGTGGCCCCCGGCAATGCGGGCATCGCCGAAATCGCCGAATGTGCGGCGCTGGACATCGAAGACGGCGGAGCGGTCGCCACGTTTGCCGCCGAAAACGCCATTGATTTTGTGATCATCGGCCCCGAAGCGCCCTTGGCTGCAGGCGTCTCTGACAGGTTACGCGCGGCGGGAATTTTGGTTTTTGGGCCCAGCGGCGCGGCTGCGAAGCTCGAAGCGTCCAAGGCTTTCACCAAACAAATCTGCGATGCAGCCGGTGCGCCAACAGCCGCCTACGGACATTTTACCGACGCCACATCTGCCAAAGCCTATGCGCAGAAACAGGGCGCGCCCATCGTGATCAAGGCTGACGGTCTCGCCGCAGGCAAGGGCGTGATCATCGCCGAAACCCTCGATGAAGCGCTGAGCGCGATAGATGATATGTTTTCCGGCGCTTTTGGCGAGGCCGGCGCAGAGGTCGTGATCGAAGAATTCATGACAGGCGAAGAGGCGTCCTTTTTTGTGCTTTGTGATGGCGAAAACGTCCTGCCCATCGGAACCGCACAGGATCACAAGCGGGTCGGTGAGGGCGATACCGGCCCCAACACAGGTGGCATGGGGGCGTATTCTCCGGCCCCGGTGATGTCCGATGGTGTGATCAACGCAACGCTGGACCGCATCGTGAGACCCACGATGGCCGAGATGGTCAAGCAAGGCACGCCCTATCAAGGCGTGTTATTCGTCGGTTTGATGATCGAAAACGGAAACCCCCGGCTGGTGGAATATAACGTGCGTTTCGGGGACCCGGAATGTCAGGTTCTGATGATGCGGCTGGGCGCTCAGGTGCTGGATTTATTGCAAGCCTGCGCCGAAGGGCGTCTGGCAGAGACGCAGGTAAACTGGGCCGCAGACCACGCTCTGACGGTTGTGCTGGCGGCCAATGGGTATCCCGGCGTCTATGAAAAAGGCTCGGTAATCGGCGGGTTGGAGAACGCCGCCGAGGACAGTAGCCACATGATCTTTCACGCGGGTACAGGTCGCGCCTCGGGTCAATTCGTGGCGCAAGGCGGCCGTGTTCTCGCGGCGACGGCCCGCGCAGGGTCGCTCAGTGAAGCACATGCAATGGCTTACGATATGGTGGATGAGATAGACTGGCCGGAGGGATTTTGCCGTCGTGATATCGGCTGGCGCGCGCTGCCCAAAACCTAA
- a CDS encoding OB-fold nucleic acid binding domain-containing protein, translating to MRVMTSSSPTTSDTSWPRPPACLVAVRLNEPPVNARVTVAGLVILRQRPGTAKGVIFITLEDETGVVNVIVWRHIYEKFRRAVIAGRMLRVTGPVQRAHSVTHVLAENIEDISPMLDALVLAKA from the coding sequence ATGCGCGTAATGACATCATCCTCCCCGACCACATCCGATACGTCCTGGCCGCGCCCGCCCGCCTGTCTGGTGGCCGTGCGGTTGAACGAACCGCCTGTCAATGCACGGGTCACGGTGGCCGGTCTGGTGATTCTGCGCCAACGCCCGGGCACGGCCAAAGGCGTTATTTTCATCACGCTGGAGGATGAAACCGGCGTTGTGAATGTCATCGTCTGGCGCCACATCTATGAAAAATTTCGCCGTGCTGTGATCGCTGGGCGCATGTTGCGTGTCACCGGCCCCGTTCAGCGCGCGCATTCCGTGACACATGTGCTGGCTGAAAATATCGAAGACATCTCCCCCATGCTGGACGCCTTGGTCCTTGCCAAAGCATAA
- a CDS encoding DUF2065 domain-containing protein, which produces MSTLLLALGLVMIVEGLAYALAPSLIERMLEALRALPEAAVRQVGLLIVVSGLIVVWLAWQLGASLG; this is translated from the coding sequence GTGAGCACCCTGCTGCTTGCTCTCGGGCTGGTAATGATTGTGGAGGGGCTGGCCTATGCGCTGGCCCCTTCGCTTATTGAACGAATGCTTGAAGCCCTGCGCGCTCTGCCCGAAGCGGCAGTGCGTCAGGTCGGGTTACTCATTGTTGTCAGCGGGTTGATCGTTGTTTGGCTGGCATGGCAATTAGGCGCAAGCCTGGGTTGA
- a CDS encoding protease modulator HflC: MRAGSFLIPIVVIAVVGLLSSVFIVDEREKALVLQFGQIKSVKEDPGLAFKIPLIQEVVRYDDRILSLDTDVTEVTPSDDRRLVVDAFARYRISDVTQFRQAVGVGGMRAAEGLLERILNPTIRAVLGSDGVTSNTILSADRAELMARITEQARLRALPLGLEVVDVRLKQTNLPEQNLDATFARMRAEREREAADEIARGEEAAQRVRALADRTVVELTSEATREADIVRGQADAERNAIFAAAFGADPEFFEFYRSLTAYERALQGQNSTMVLSPDSEFFNYLRSDQGLRSEEGERR; the protein is encoded by the coding sequence ATGCGTGCTGGCAGTTTTCTGATACCCATTGTCGTGATCGCCGTTGTCGGCCTGTTGAGCTCTGTGTTCATTGTGGATGAGCGTGAAAAAGCGCTGGTGCTTCAGTTCGGGCAGATCAAATCGGTCAAAGAAGACCCCGGTTTGGCGTTTAAAATTCCTTTGATTCAAGAAGTTGTGCGTTATGATGACCGCATCCTGTCACTGGATACGGATGTCACGGAAGTCACGCCTTCTGATGATCGTCGCCTCGTTGTGGACGCTTTCGCGCGCTACCGGATTTCTGATGTGACCCAGTTCCGTCAGGCTGTTGGTGTCGGCGGTATGCGTGCGGCTGAGGGCTTGCTCGAACGTATTCTCAATCCGACCATTCGGGCGGTTTTGGGTTCAGACGGTGTGACGTCGAACACCATTCTGTCGGCAGATCGGGCTGAATTGATGGCGCGGATCACAGAACAAGCGCGGCTGCGTGCTTTGCCTCTGGGTCTCGAAGTTGTCGATGTGCGTCTGAAACAGACCAACCTGCCGGAGCAGAACCTTGATGCGACCTTTGCGCGTATGCGGGCGGAGCGGGAACGTGAAGCTGCGGACGAAATCGCGCGTGGTGAGGAAGCGGCCCAGAGGGTACGCGCCTTGGCGGATCGTACTGTAGTCGAACTGACATCGGAAGCAACGCGAGAAGCGGACATTGTACGTGGTCAGGCGGATGCGGAACGAAACGCAATCTTCGCGGCAGCCTTTGGTGCTGATCCGGAATTCTTCGAATTCTATCGCTCGCTGACAGCCTATGAACGCGCTTTGCAAGGCCAGAATTCCACGATGGTTTTGTCGCCGGACAGCGAATTCTTCAACTATTTGCGCTCCGATCAGGGGTTGCGCTCGGAAGAAGGCGAACGTCGGTGA
- the rpiA gene encoding ribose-5-phosphate isomerase RpiA has translation MSSELSPIENAKRVAAKRAAQMVETGMRVGLGTGSTAAWLVRCLGEMARDDGLRIRAVPTSTQTAELARSVGIEVITLDEAKWLDLTIDGADEFDGHLNLIKGGGGALLQEKIVATASDRMIVIADAGKEVETLGAFPLPIEVIPFGLQTTQKLVEETLVSMDVLGRDTSLRMKGDAAFVTDEGNHILDLHVKRIGDARQLALTLNQIPGVVENGLFIDICDRVIIGFGDGKVEMRDITAGTIETGQADTGDSDNLFADMPD, from the coding sequence ATGTCCTCTGAATTGTCCCCCATTGAGAATGCCAAACGCGTCGCGGCGAAACGTGCAGCGCAGATGGTGGAAACGGGGATGCGCGTCGGGTTGGGCACCGGGTCCACTGCTGCATGGCTGGTACGCTGCCTTGGTGAGATGGCGCGGGATGACGGCTTGCGCATCCGGGCGGTGCCGACCTCGACGCAGACGGCGGAACTGGCCCGCAGTGTGGGGATCGAGGTGATTACGCTGGATGAGGCCAAGTGGCTTGATCTGACCATTGACGGCGCGGATGAATTTGATGGGCACCTGAACCTGATCAAGGGCGGCGGTGGTGCGTTACTGCAGGAAAAGATTGTCGCCACAGCCTCTGACCGGATGATCGTCATCGCGGATGCAGGCAAAGAGGTGGAAACACTGGGCGCCTTTCCCTTGCCGATCGAGGTGATCCCCTTTGGGTTGCAGACCACACAAAAGCTTGTGGAGGAAACACTTGTCTCGATGGATGTGCTGGGCCGCGACACCAGCTTGCGGATGAAGGGCGATGCCGCTTTTGTCACCGATGAGGGCAATCATATCCTTGATCTTCACGTCAAACGGATCGGTGATGCGCGCCAATTGGCTTTAACTTTGAACCAGATACCGGGGGTTGTGGAAAACGGGTTGTTCATCGACATATGTGACCGCGTGATCATCGGGTTTGGTGATGGCAAGGTTGAAATGCGCGATATCACTGCGGGTACAATCGAAACCGGACAGGCGGATACCGGCGACAGCGACAATCTTTTTGCGGATATGCCCGACTGA